In Desulfovibrio sp. X2, a single window of DNA contains:
- a CDS encoding chemotaxis protein CheX, with the protein MDINIAKPFIKATVDVLSTMAMVQPKAGKPYVKKDNVAQGDVTGVIGITGEKNGTISVTFTKDCAVAIVKNMLGGEIEDIIQDVKDAVGEVTNMISGQARRGLSEMGYVFQAATPTVIMGANHTISHVVSSPIMAVPFETEFGEFTVEVSFE; encoded by the coding sequence GTGGATATTAATATCGCCAAGCCGTTCATCAAAGCCACGGTGGACGTCCTTTCCACCATGGCCATGGTCCAGCCCAAAGCGGGCAAGCCTTACGTCAAGAAGGACAACGTCGCCCAGGGCGACGTCACCGGTGTGATCGGCATCACCGGGGAGAAGAACGGCACCATCTCCGTGACCTTCACCAAGGACTGCGCCGTCGCCATCGTCAAGAACATGCTCGGTGGCGAGATCGAGGACATCATACAGGACGTCAAGGACGCCGTCGGCGAAGTGACCAACATGATCTCAGGGCAGGCCCGCCGCGGCCTCTCCGAAATGGGCTACGTCTTCCAGGCGGCCACGCCCACGGTCATCATGGGGGCCAACCACACCATCTCCCATGTGGTCTCGTCGCCCATCATGGCCGTCCCCTTCGAGACCGAGTTCGGCGAGTTCACGGTGGAGGTCAGCTTCGAGTAG
- a CDS encoding zinc ribbon domain-containing protein: MIVCTRCGRDNPDDARICGQCGHKLQSGRQWGASDGRPGGLRPEDGDPDDFFDDEGESGLADESIPYRDLVGRGGVFRKHLEAWAYLAILGAAAGAALHYMTLVPIWCALPAVALLAWLRRL; the protein is encoded by the coding sequence ATGATCGTCTGCACCCGCTGCGGCCGGGACAATCCCGACGACGCGCGCATCTGCGGCCAGTGCGGTCACAAGCTGCAGAGCGGGCGGCAGTGGGGGGCCTCGGACGGCCGACCGGGCGGCCTGCGGCCGGAGGACGGCGACCCCGACGATTTTTTCGATGACGAGGGGGAGTCGGGGCTGGCCGACGAATCCATCCCCTACCGCGACCTCGTGGGGCGCGGGGGCGTCTTCCGCAAGCATCTCGAGGCCTGGGCCTACCTCGCCATCCTCGGCGCGGCGGCGGGCGCGGCCCTGCACTACATGACCCTGGTGCCCATCTGGTGCGCCCTGCCCGCGGTGGCCCTGCTGGCCTGGCTCAGGCGGCTGTAG